One Proteiniborus sp. DW1 DNA segment encodes these proteins:
- a CDS encoding M23 family metallopeptidase — protein sequence MKKRILHALLAIVIFVGSTTAYASVDSLNKKLSNTQKKINQVKKEKQENKKKIDNTSKEIARLDKQVEQTNNELEEIQRQLNELSENIEITKNNLKEAENNLAKRSDTFNSRLRVMYKNGTVGYLEVLLGAKNIRDFMTRIDMIKSIANHDVDMLKYMKEQRDIIEQNKVALEAQQSSVEMAKKNMEVKKRELEVATRAKINLMKDLEKEQEALEKAEDAFLAEAKALEAEIRKKLSSGKYVGGVMMWPVPGNTRISSPFGYRIHPILKTKKMHTGIDIPANSGVPVKAAGEGTVQFSGTLGSYGKCVIIDHGGQIATLYAHNSSLLVKEGQKVNKGDTIAKIGNTGMSTGPHLHFEVRKNGTYVDPIPYVKGK from the coding sequence TTGAAAAAGAGAATTTTACATGCTTTGTTAGCTATTGTGATTTTTGTAGGCAGCACTACAGCATATGCTAGTGTTGATAGTCTAAATAAGAAACTTAGTAATACCCAAAAAAAGATAAATCAAGTCAAAAAAGAGAAACAAGAAAATAAAAAGAAGATTGATAACACTAGTAAAGAAATAGCTAGACTAGACAAGCAGGTTGAACAAACTAACAACGAGCTTGAGGAAATACAGAGGCAGCTAAATGAGTTGAGTGAAAATATTGAAATTACAAAAAATAACTTAAAAGAGGCAGAGAATAATTTAGCTAAAAGAAGTGATACATTTAACTCTAGACTTAGAGTAATGTATAAAAATGGAACAGTAGGATATTTGGAAGTTTTACTTGGGGCTAAAAATATTAGAGACTTTATGACAAGAATAGACATGATAAAAAGCATAGCAAACCACGATGTGGATATGCTTAAATATATGAAGGAACAAAGAGATATAATTGAGCAAAATAAAGTAGCGCTTGAGGCACAACAAAGTTCTGTGGAAATGGCAAAGAAGAATATGGAAGTTAAAAAGAGAGAGCTTGAAGTAGCAACTCGAGCAAAAATAAATCTAATGAAAGACTTAGAGAAGGAACAAGAGGCTTTAGAGAAAGCCGAAGATGCTTTTCTTGCTGAGGCAAAGGCTCTAGAAGCAGAGATTAGAAAGAAGCTGAGCAGCGGGAAATATGTAGGTGGAGTTATGATGTGGCCTGTACCAGGTAACACTCGAATCAGCTCTCCTTTCGGCTATAGAATACATCCAATATTAAAGACTAAGAAAATGCATACAGGTATTGATATCCCAGCAAATTCAGGAGTTCCTGTAAAGGCAGCAGGCGAAGGGACAGTACAGTTTTCAGGTACTCTAGGTAGTTACGGAAAATGTGTAATTATAGATCATGGTGGTCAAATAGCGACCTTATATGCACATAATTCTTCATTATTAGTTAAGGAAGGACAAAAAGTAAATAAAGGTGATACCATAGC
- the ftsX gene encoding permease-like cell division protein FtsX — translation MKFRILKNIIKQGFVGMWRNRTMGIASIGSVGATLTILGMILILILNINTAANTTQKQFDEIQVYLKEDISQEEIEKVGQAINECEGINSVIFQSKEQALEIWKEEWGDQGYLLEGLEESPLPDSYIIQLKDIEYADMVVNQIKHLSNIEEIKYYKDIVDKLLAVANFVRIGGLVLIGILVLISVFIISNTVKITVAARRREIGIMKYVGATNGYIRGPFMVEGVLLGLIGSGMSILITFYGYKYLVSTLNEKLYVIFTVYMIPPKVMINDITIIFVAIGVGIGLLGSIISLKKFLNV, via the coding sequence ATGAAGTTTAGAATTTTGAAAAATATTATTAAGCAAGGTTTTGTTGGGATGTGGAGGAACAGAACAATGGGCATTGCCTCAATTGGTTCTGTAGGTGCCACACTTACTATATTAGGAATGATACTTATACTTATTCTTAATATAAATACTGCTGCTAATACAACACAGAAGCAATTTGATGAGATACAAGTTTATTTAAAAGAAGACATTTCACAGGAGGAAATTGAAAAAGTCGGACAAGCCATCAACGAATGTGAGGGCATAAACTCAGTTATATTCCAGTCAAAGGAACAAGCACTTGAAATATGGAAGGAAGAATGGGGGGATCAAGGCTACCTATTAGAAGGTCTTGAAGAAAGTCCATTACCAGATTCATATATTATTCAATTGAAAGATATTGAGTATGCTGATATGGTTGTGAATCAAATAAAGCACCTAAGTAACATAGAAGAAATTAAGTATTACAAGGATATTGTAGATAAATTATTGGCAGTAGCAAATTTTGTTAGAATAGGTGGACTGGTTCTTATTGGAATTCTAGTACTGATTTCTGTGTTTATAATATCTAACACAGTAAAGATAACTGTTGCAGCCAGAAGAAGAGAAATAGGTATTATGAAATATGTAGGTGCAACCAACGGTTATATAAGGGGACCTTTTATGGTAGAAGGTGTGCTTTTAGGATTAATTGGTTCGGGCATGTCAATTTTAATAACATTTTATGGCTACAAATATTTAGTGAGTACCTTAAATGAAAAATTATATGTGATATTTACCGTTTACATGATACCTCCCAAAGTAATGATTAATGATATAACTATTATTTTTGTTGCTATAGGTGTAGGAATAGGTTTATTAGGCAGCATTATTTCACTTAAAAAGTTTCTAAATGTTTAG
- the ftsE gene encoding cell division ATP-binding protein FtsE — protein sequence MIKYVNVSKQYGNGSKALENVNISIEKGEFVFIVGSSGAGKSTLMKLLLKEIEPTQGKIFLNKVDITKVKNRRIPYIRRNLGIVFQDFRLLPDKTVYENVAFAMEIVGASAREIRRQVPMVLGMVGLSDKAHNYPNQLSGGEHQRVAIARAIVNNPSVLIADEPTGNLDPDTAWEIMKLIKEINRRGTTVVMATHAKEIVNAMKRRVIALEAGRIVRDEQKGVYYHEV from the coding sequence TTGATAAAGTACGTAAATGTTAGCAAGCAATATGGAAACGGCTCTAAGGCTTTAGAAAATGTGAATATAAGCATAGAAAAAGGGGAGTTTGTTTTTATAGTTGGTTCCAGTGGAGCAGGTAAATCTACTTTAATGAAGCTTCTATTAAAGGAGATAGAGCCCACTCAGGGAAAGATTTTTCTTAATAAGGTTGATATTACGAAAGTTAAAAATAGAAGAATACCATATATCAGAAGGAATCTTGGCATAGTTTTTCAGGACTTTAGGCTTTTGCCAGATAAGACCGTATATGAAAATGTAGCTTTTGCCATGGAAATAGTAGGAGCATCTGCTAGAGAAATACGAAGACAAGTTCCTATGGTTCTTGGAATGGTGGGGCTCAGTGATAAAGCACACAATTATCCAAATCAGCTTTCTGGTGGAGAGCATCAGAGGGTTGCTATTGCTCGTGCGATAGTAAATAATCCTTCTGTACTTATTGCAGATGAGCCTACAGGAAATTTAGACCCTGATACTGCTTGGGAAATCATGAAATTGATTAAGGAAATAAACAGAAGAGGAACAACAGTAGTTATGGCTACACACGCTAAGGAAATAGTAAATGCCATGAAAAGAAGAGTTATAGCACTTGAAGCAGGAAGAATAGTAAGAGACGAGCAGAAGGGTGTGTATTACCATGAAGTTTAG
- a CDS encoding 5-formyltetrahydrofolate cyclo-ligase has translation MDKRALRSEILSKRKALSKEEVNKKSSAISNLLFSTEQYKKSKYIMCYIDFRNEVRTEEIIRMALNEDKNIIIPISIVETKQLVLSQLLDYDKELESGTYGILEPKKEFIREVNPELIDLVLMPGVAFDRRGYRIGYGGGYYDRFLTRIVDSVPKIALAFDLQLVPHVRKGRYDIPVDYIITEKEIIKASK, from the coding sequence ATGGATAAAAGAGCTCTAAGAAGTGAAATACTTAGTAAAAGAAAAGCCTTATCAAAGGAAGAGGTAAATAAAAAAAGTTCAGCAATTTCAAATCTATTATTTTCAACTGAACAGTATAAAAAATCTAAATACATAATGTGCTACATTGATTTTAGAAATGAAGTCAGAACTGAGGAAATTATAAGAATGGCTTTAAATGAAGATAAAAATATTATAATACCTATAAGCATTGTAGAAACGAAGCAGTTGGTTTTATCTCAGCTACTAGATTACGACAAGGAACTCGAATCTGGTACATATGGTATACTTGAGCCTAAAAAGGAATTTATAAGAGAGGTAAATCCTGAACTAATTGACTTAGTTCTAATGCCTGGTGTGGCTTTTGATAGGCGTGGTTATAGAATAGGCTATGGCGGAGGATACTACGATAGATTTTTAACTAGAATTGTTGACTCAGTACCTAAAATTGCCTTAGCATTTGATCTTCAGCTGGTACCTCATGTCAGGAAAGGAAGATATGATATTCCTGTAGATTATATAATTACAGAAAAAGAAATTATAAAAGCTTCCAAGTAA
- a CDS encoding ATP-binding protein, translating into MRDNYKVPLFRLKRRSDLSKFDFITTEQISMCKDIIGQERGIKALKFGLSIKKKGYNVFVTGITGTGRNSHSYSIAKNFADKRDTPSDWCYVYNFKKPENPIAIRLKPGEGTIFKKKMKELMEKLEIEIPKSFGSKGHEDKKSEVLHHYQKKIEDIIEELNIMAKEHNFVFKQTEKGLLSIPLIDGRPMKESEMENLSEEEIGEVRKNSRQLISKAFDVVKKIRQIEEELKSKIEKLNEETACEVVDFYSAHLETYFSENKAVVDYLNEVKESIIDNIEEFIDEEETTELHAILNRGNKSEDFFIKYEVNLFIDKSNNSGAPVIREANPTYYNLLGKIEHVNELGMLKTDHTKIRPGAIHEANGGYLIIQAKDILTNPGAWEGLKRALITEEAKIENIGKESILPETIMPEPIPLDLKVIIIGDSYTYQLLYIYDDDFKKMFRIRADFDIEMDRSEENIKKIISFIAQHCSEEGLKPFHKGAIERILEYGSRLAEHQNKLTTRFNEIVEIMYEADAWADQDGSCIVLREHVDKAIDEKVYRNNKFEEKIQELIAEGTILINILGHKVGEINGLSVMGSGQYSFGRPNKITVTTYAGKDGIINIEREVNISGSSHDKGVMILSGYLGEKFATKHPLSLSASITFEQSYGIIDGDSASSTELYALLSSLSDIPINQGIAVTGSVNQKGMIQPIGGVNEKIEGYFKICKLKGLTGEQGVIIPHQNIDNLMLSDEVIEAVNDGNFSIYAIKTIDEGIEILTGIKLGKRDENGNFEEGTISYLVQKKLDRYAKVGEKQR; encoded by the coding sequence ATGAGAGATAACTATAAAGTACCTTTATTTAGATTGAAAAGAAGGTCTGATTTAAGTAAGTTTGATTTTATCACTACTGAGCAAATAAGCATGTGTAAGGATATTATAGGGCAGGAACGTGGTATAAAAGCGTTAAAATTTGGTTTATCCATTAAGAAAAAGGGATACAATGTCTTTGTTACAGGAATAACAGGTACAGGTAGAAATAGTCACTCTTATTCTATTGCAAAGAACTTTGCAGATAAAAGAGATACTCCTAGTGACTGGTGCTATGTATATAACTTTAAAAAGCCTGAAAATCCAATAGCTATAAGACTGAAGCCAGGAGAGGGTACTATATTTAAGAAAAAGATGAAAGAACTTATGGAAAAATTAGAAATTGAGATACCAAAATCCTTTGGTTCTAAAGGGCATGAAGATAAAAAGAGTGAGGTTTTACATCACTATCAGAAAAAAATAGAAGATATAATTGAAGAATTAAATATCATGGCAAAGGAGCATAACTTTGTTTTTAAGCAAACAGAAAAAGGATTGCTGAGTATACCTCTTATAGATGGAAGGCCTATGAAAGAAAGCGAGATGGAGAACCTATCTGAAGAAGAGATAGGAGAGGTCAGGAAAAATTCTCGACAATTAATATCAAAGGCCTTTGATGTAGTCAAAAAAATCAGACAGATAGAAGAAGAGCTGAAAAGTAAAATAGAAAAACTAAATGAAGAAACAGCTTGTGAAGTGGTGGATTTTTATTCTGCTCATTTAGAGACATACTTTAGCGAAAATAAGGCAGTGGTTGACTATCTAAATGAGGTAAAAGAAAGCATTATTGATAATATTGAAGAATTTATTGATGAGGAAGAAACTACGGAACTCCATGCAATTCTAAATAGAGGAAATAAAAGTGAAGACTTTTTTATAAAGTACGAGGTAAATTTATTTATAGATAAAAGCAATAACAGTGGTGCACCTGTAATCAGAGAAGCAAATCCGACTTATTATAATCTATTAGGAAAGATAGAGCATGTAAATGAACTTGGAATGCTTAAAACAGATCATACTAAAATAAGACCAGGTGCTATTCATGAAGCAAATGGGGGATATTTAATAATACAAGCAAAAGATATACTAACTAACCCCGGAGCTTGGGAAGGGCTAAAAAGAGCTCTTATTACCGAAGAAGCTAAAATTGAAAATATAGGAAAGGAAAGTATACTTCCAGAGACAATTATGCCAGAACCAATACCTCTAGATTTAAAGGTCATTATAATAGGAGATAGCTATACTTATCAGCTACTATATATTTATGATGATGATTTTAAAAAAATGTTTAGAATAAGAGCAGACTTTGATATAGAAATGGATAGAAGTGAAGAGAATATAAAGAAGATTATTTCATTTATTGCTCAGCATTGTAGCGAAGAAGGACTAAAACCATTTCACAAAGGAGCCATAGAAAGAATACTGGAATATGGCTCTAGGCTAGCAGAGCATCAAAATAAGTTGACTACACGATTCAATGAAATAGTCGAGATAATGTATGAAGCAGATGCTTGGGCGGATCAGGATGGTAGCTGTATCGTACTACGAGAGCATGTTGATAAAGCCATAGATGAGAAAGTTTACCGCAATAATAAATTCGAGGAAAAAATTCAAGAGCTTATTGCAGAAGGTACTATACTAATAAACATATTGGGGCACAAGGTTGGAGAAATAAATGGCTTATCAGTCATGGGCTCAGGCCAATATTCCTTTGGCAGGCCTAACAAGATAACTGTAACCACATATGCAGGAAAGGATGGAATTATTAATATAGAGAGAGAAGTAAATATAAGTGGAAGCAGTCATGATAAGGGAGTCATGATACTAAGCGGATATCTAGGAGAGAAATTTGCAACTAAGCACCCACTATCATTATCAGCTAGCATTACATTTGAACAATCCTATGGAATAATTGATGGGGACAGTGCATCTAGTACAGAGCTATATGCTCTCCTATCAAGTCTTTCAGATATTCCGATTAATCAAGGAATAGCAGTTACAGGCTCAGTAAACCAAAAAGGAATGATACAGCCAATAGGAGGAGTAAACGAAAAAATTGAAGGATACTTTAAGATATGCAAGCTAAAGGGACTAACAGGAGAACAAGGAGTCATCATTCCACATCAAAATATAGATAATCTAATGCTTAGTGATGAGGTAATAGAAGCAGTCAATGATGGAAATTTTTCAATTTATGCTATAAAGACAATTGACGAGGGCATAGAAATACTAACAGGAATAAAACTAGGTAAAAGAGATGAAAATGGAAACTTTGAAGAAGGAACAATTAGTTATTTAGTGCAAAAAAAACTGGATAGATATGCAAAGGTAGGGGAAAAACAAAGATAG
- a CDS encoding LysM domain-containing protein: MKKLKKRLLIGALTFTIASTSSLSVLAATHTAKAGDTYWKISTWYGVTLEDLLKANGATYTSILYIGQKVYIPEKITYKTHVVQKGEDLWQLSIKYGITVNDIAKANNISTNKVLYIGDVLKIPVYNVPVKSTPGPQYGELLDWWTEAQYLLPINAEFKVTDFYTGKSFWVKRTVGASHIDAETLTLKDTNTMKSIWGGTLSWVRRPVIIEYNGRKIAASMTSAPHAGNEHAPGGAYSTWRSGGYGAGTNYDYVKGNGIDGHFDIHFLNSTRHSDGKVDTEHQKNVKIAAGVK, encoded by the coding sequence ATGAAAAAACTTAAGAAGAGACTACTTATAGGGGCTTTGACATTTACTATAGCATCTACATCATCGCTTAGTGTATTAGCAGCAACCCATACAGCAAAAGCTGGTGATACATACTGGAAAATAAGTACTTGGTATGGAGTAACATTAGAAGATTTATTAAAAGCAAATGGTGCAACATATACAAGTATACTTTATATTGGGCAGAAGGTATACATTCCAGAAAAAATTACCTACAAAACTCATGTGGTACAAAAGGGAGAAGACCTATGGCAGCTTAGCATCAAATATGGGATAACTGTTAACGACATAGCAAAAGCAAATAATATATCTACAAACAAAGTACTATATATTGGAGATGTACTGAAGATTCCAGTATATAATGTTCCTGTAAAATCAACGCCGGGACCACAATATGGGGAACTTCTTGATTGGTGGACCGAAGCACAGTATTTGCTTCCAATCAATGCAGAGTTTAAAGTAACTGATTTTTATACTGGGAAATCCTTTTGGGTAAAAAGAACAGTAGGGGCTAGTCACATCGATGCAGAAACTCTTACTCTAAAGGATACTAATACAATGAAAAGCATATGGGGAGGAACTTTAAGCTGGGTTAGAAGACCAGTAATTATAGAGTACAATGGGAGAAAAATAGCTGCTAGTATGACAAGTGCTCCTCATGCAGGAAATGAACATGCACCAGGTGGAGCTTATTCTACATGGAGAAGTGGAGGATATGGAGCAGGAACAAACTATGATTATGTAAAGGGAAATGGAATAGATGGACATTTTGACATACATTTTCTAAATAGTACAAGACATAGTGACGGAAAAGTAGATACAGAGCATCAAAAGAACGTAAAAATAGCAGCTGGGGTCAAATAA
- a CDS encoding protease complex subunit PrcB family protein, protein MNKKILICAIIVIVVLGIIFIPKMLKNEGESEVKFKTLDLSEAPKKIQELVPKYLYEERALACKVDNEVYIIVTRGEKRTEGYSVSLDKIIKVKNENNFDIIAHAKYKDPKPNEMVGQRITYPVVVAKAELDRLPDKIKLEVEYDQ, encoded by the coding sequence GTGAACAAAAAAATATTAATCTGTGCAATAATTGTCATAGTTGTTTTAGGAATAATATTCATTCCCAAAATGCTTAAGAACGAAGGTGAGAGTGAAGTGAAATTTAAGACCCTTGATTTAAGTGAAGCACCAAAAAAAATACAAGAATTGGTTCCCAAATACTTATATGAAGAAAGAGCCTTAGCATGTAAAGTAGATAATGAAGTATATATCATAGTAACGAGGGGTGAAAAAAGAACAGAGGGATACTCAGTTTCACTTGATAAAATAATAAAAGTCAAAAATGAAAACAACTTTGATATTATAGCTCATGCGAAATACAAGGATCCAAAGCCAAATGAAATGGTAGGTCAGAGAATAACTTATCCAGTAGTAGTTGCAAAGGCAGAGCTAGACAGATTGCCTGATAAAATTAAATTAGAAGTTGAATACGACCAATAA
- a CDS encoding transposase, translating to MDENRDAVDLMLLYNDDLRVAHKLKEWFYEICQSDKYSYQRTELVKWIENAENSGIPEFEKCAATYRRWLKEIKNAFKYGYTNGPTEGFNNKIKVLKRVSFGIKNFQRFRNRIIHCMN from the coding sequence ATAGATGAGAATAGGGATGCTGTTGATTTAATGCTGCTATATAATGATGATTTACGTGTTGCTCATAAGCTTAAAGAATGGTTTTATGAAATATGTCAAAGTGATAAATACTCTTATCAGCGTACAGAATTAGTTAAGTGGATTGAAAATGCAGAAAACTCTGGGATACCAGAGTTTGAGAAGTGTGCAGCTACATATAGAAGATGGCTTAAGGAGATTAAGAATGCCTTTAAATATGGTTATACTAATGGTCCAACTGAAGGGTTTAATAATAAGATCAAGGTGTTAAAACGAGTATCTTTTGGAATTAAGAACTTCCAGAGATTTCGTAATAGGATTATTCATTGTATGAACTAA
- a CDS encoding transketolase family protein — MMAMMATRDAYGEALKELGKLNKDVVVLDADLSGSTKTAVFAKEFPERFINVGIAEQNLIATAAGLATTGKIPFASSFAMFAAGRAFEIIRNSVAYPKLNVKIAATHAGLTVGEDGASHQALEDISIMRTIPNMVVLNPADGVETKAAIMKAAEHKGPVYIRLGRSKVPVIFDEENYKFEIGKGIKVRDGSDVTIIATGIMVSLALEAAEALKKEGIEARIINIHTIKPIDKDIIIEAARETRAIVTAEEHNIIGGLGSAVAEVLVESYPIPMERVGVRDTFGESGSGDELLVKYGLTADKIVEAARRAIGRR, encoded by the coding sequence ATAATGGCAATGATGGCTACAAGAGACGCATATGGTGAAGCATTAAAAGAATTAGGCAAACTAAATAAAGATGTAGTAGTATTAGACGCTGACCTTTCTGGTTCTACAAAAACAGCAGTTTTTGCTAAAGAGTTCCCAGAAAGATTTATAAATGTTGGTATAGCGGAGCAAAACCTAATAGCAACTGCGGCAGGGCTAGCTACAACAGGTAAAATACCCTTTGCAAGCTCATTTGCCATGTTTGCAGCAGGTAGAGCATTTGAAATTATTAGAAATTCGGTAGCATACCCAAAATTAAATGTAAAAATAGCTGCTACACATGCTGGGTTAACTGTTGGAGAGGACGGAGCATCTCATCAAGCTCTTGAAGATATTAGTATCATGAGAACCATACCTAATATGGTAGTTCTAAATCCTGCTGATGGAGTAGAAACAAAAGCTGCAATTATGAAAGCAGCAGAGCATAAGGGGCCTGTATATATAAGATTAGGAAGAAGTAAAGTGCCTGTAATATTTGATGAAGAAAACTATAAATTTGAAATAGGCAAAGGCATAAAGGTAAGAGATGGCTCAGATGTAACTATAATAGCCACTGGAATAATGGTTTCTCTAGCACTTGAGGCGGCAGAGGCTCTTAAAAAAGAAGGAATAGAAGCTAGGATAATAAATATTCATACTATTAAGCCTATAGACAAGGATATAATAATAGAAGCAGCTAGAGAAACAAGAGCAATAGTCACAGCTGAGGAGCATAACATAATAGGCGGTTTAGGTAGTGCAGTAGCAGAGGTATTAGTGGAAAGCTATCCAATACCAATGGAAAGAGTAGGAGTTAGAGATACTTTTGGAGAATCAGGAAGTGGAGATGAGCTCCTTGTGAAATATGGCTTAACAGCAGATAAAATAGTAGAAGCTGCAAGAAGAGCAATTGGAAGAAGATAG
- a CDS encoding transketolase, which produces MNVKDYKQIANTLRKDIIMMTHEAKSGHPGGSLSACEILTALYFKEMRIDPSNPKWEDRDRFVLSKGHATPVLYATLSERGFFPKEELMKFRKINSMLQGHPDMKGTPGVDMSTGSLGQGLAVANGMALSAKLDNKDYRVYALVGDGEIQEGIIWEAAMFATHYKLDNLTVFMDHNGLQIDGHNEDVMNVEPVNKKFEAFGWNVLEIDGHDFNQIFDALEKSKAIKDKPTLIIAKTVKGKGVSFMENQANWHGTAPNAEQAQKAFAELGGEL; this is translated from the coding sequence ATAAACGTGAAAGATTATAAACAAATAGCAAATACCTTAAGAAAAGACATTATTATGATGACACATGAAGCTAAGTCAGGACATCCTGGAGGATCATTATCTGCATGTGAAATACTAACAGCACTTTATTTTAAAGAAATGAGGATAGACCCAAGTAATCCCAAGTGGGAAGACAGGGACAGGTTTGTATTATCAAAGGGACATGCAACTCCTGTTCTATATGCAACACTTTCAGAAAGAGGCTTTTTCCCAAAAGAAGAGCTAATGAAATTTAGAAAAATCAATTCAATGCTACAAGGGCATCCAGACATGAAAGGTACTCCAGGAGTAGATATGTCCACTGGTTCCCTAGGTCAAGGACTTGCAGTAGCCAATGGTATGGCATTATCAGCTAAGCTTGATAATAAAGACTACAGGGTATATGCTCTAGTAGGTGATGGTGAGATTCAGGAAGGGATTATTTGGGAGGCTGCAATGTTTGCTACACATTATAAGCTGGATAATCTTACTGTATTCATGGATCATAATGGATTACAAATTGATGGACATAATGAAGATGTAATGAACGTAGAGCCAGTAAATAAGAAATTTGAAGCTTTTGGATGGAATGTATTAGAGATAGATGGACATGATTTTAATCAAATATTTGATGCGTTAGAAAAGAGTAAAGCTATAAAAGACAAACCAACTTTGATTATAGCTAAAACAGTTAAAGGTAAAGGTGTTTCATTTATGGAAAATCAAGCTAATTGGCATGGAACTGCACCAAATGCAGAACAAGCACAAAAAGCATTTGCTGAACTTGGAGGTGAATTATAA
- a CDS encoding YitT family protein — MNKIKKYWYRHFLEYAGVTLGTFIMAIAINIFLEPNTIAPGGVTGLGIVIQKLTNGFITVWATNLIVNIPLFIAGVIILGKSFGAKTLFGTFILSFFIMIVPDIGATQDLLLSSVFGGVIMGIGLGIVFKSGGTTGGTDLAGAILNRLFPSLSTATHMMIIDLIVVSSSSILNKRIDTALYSVIALYILVRVTDILLDGIGYEKAFFIISNEPEKIGKTILEELDRGVTILKGKGFYSGLDKDVLLCVVNRAQMIKVKEIISSIDKRAFIMITDMHEVLGEGFKEIEKE; from the coding sequence TTGAACAAGATAAAAAAATACTGGTATAGACATTTCTTAGAGTATGCAGGAGTTACTTTAGGAACTTTTATAATGGCAATTGCAATTAATATTTTTCTAGAGCCTAACACTATTGCACCTGGAGGAGTAACAGGTCTTGGAATAGTTATACAAAAGCTAACTAATGGATTTATTACGGTTTGGGCAACAAATCTTATTGTAAATATACCACTATTTATTGCTGGAGTTATAATACTAGGTAAATCCTTTGGTGCTAAAACATTATTTGGAACCTTTATACTTTCTTTTTTCATAATGATTGTACCAGACATCGGTGCTACTCAAGACTTGCTTCTATCTTCTGTTTTTGGAGGAGTCATAATGGGAATAGGACTAGGTATAGTCTTTAAATCAGGTGGGACAACAGGAGGAACAGACTTAGCAGGAGCAATATTGAATAGATTATTTCCGAGTCTTAGCACAGCAACACATATGATGATAATTGACTTAATAGTTGTTTCTAGCTCAAGTATCTTAAATAAAAGAATAGACACAGCGTTATACTCAGTTATTGCCTTATACATATTAGTAAGAGTAACAGATATATTACTTGATGGTATTGGGTATGAGAAAGCTTTCTTCATTATATCTAATGAGCCAGAGAAAATCGGAAAAACTATATTAGAGGAGCTTGATAGAGGGGTTACTATATTAAAGGGTAAAGGATTCTATTCAGGGCTAGATAAGGATGTTCTATTATGTGTTGTAAATAGAGCACAGATGATAAAAGTAAAAGAGATAATAAGCTCTATTGATAAAAGAGCTTTCATAATGATTACAGATATGCATGAAGTATTAGGAGAGGGATTTAAAGAAATAGAAAAAGAATAG
- a CDS encoding WecB/TagA/CpsF family glycosyltransferase has translation MREKISILGVNIDKLTLKDAVDRVKSFLNSNKINTIYTPNTEVVMETRKNPDLKNIVNSGDLVIPDGIGLVYASKIKKRPLPERVTGFDLSMKILEIANDKSCSLFLVGGKPGIADRAVENIKKQYPNINIVGSHHGYFKGTHIGYKEHEEEIQVLNKINESKPDIIFVGFGAPKQEKWIHENKDRLNCKVIIGNGGTIDVLAGAVKRAPEIYQRLGLEWFYRLMKDPKRIKRQMVLPLFVLIVLFSKDEVVK, from the coding sequence ATGAGAGAAAAAATTAGCATATTAGGAGTAAATATTGACAAACTCACATTGAAGGATGCAGTGGATAGGGTAAAATCTTTTTTAAATAGCAACAAAATAAATACAATATATACGCCTAATACTGAAGTAGTAATGGAAACAAGAAAGAATCCAGATTTAAAAAATATAGTAAATAGCGGAGATTTAGTCATTCCAGATGGGATAGGATTAGTATATGCATCAAAAATTAAAAAAAGACCTCTTCCTGAAAGAGTTACTGGATTTGATTTATCAATGAAAATATTAGAGATAGCAAACGACAAGAGCTGTAGCCTATTTCTTGTTGGAGGAAAGCCAGGCATAGCAGATAGGGCAGTGGAAAATATAAAAAAGCAATATCCTAATATTAACATTGTAGGAAGTCATCATGGGTACTTTAAGGGAACCCATATAGGGTATAAAGAACATGAGGAAGAAATTCAGGTATTGAATAAAATAAATGAATCCAAACCGGATATTATTTTCGTAGGCTTTGGTGCACCAAAGCAAGAAAAGTGGATACATGAGAATAAGGATAGATTAAATTGTAAGGTTATCATAGGAAATGGAGGAACTATAGATGTTTTAGCAGGTGCAGTAAAAAGAGCACCAGAGATTTATCAAAGATTAGGTCTTGAGTGGTTTTATAGACTTATGAAAGACCCAAAAAGAATAAAAAGACAAATGGTACTACCGTTGTTTGTGTTAATAGTACTTTTCTCTAAGGATGAAGTCGTTAAGTAG